One segment of Niabella beijingensis DNA contains the following:
- a CDS encoding helix-turn-helix transcriptional regulator, whose amino-acid sequence MSFDTINKFDRIVAILIQLQSKRIVKAQDLADRFNVSLRTIYRDIRSLQTAGVPISSEAGIGYELVEGYRLPPVMFTREEASSFVAAEKLMQKFIDKRMGDHFASAITKMKAVLRMADKDWISSIEGQVLVRQGQSIFNEKVPEALSVLFDSLAQKVQVEVMYKKLESSQPERRIIEPVGVFHENEFWYLMAYCHLRKDYRRFRTDRIQGIKKTTTPFIKEHPELQEFLKQRQDFPRTKVRIVVHPKVAGHLQWNKNYHGFTEEKITEEGIEMTFMSRYPESDFARWFLSFGDYARILEPETLKKSVHAIVEKQLENLKKK is encoded by the coding sequence ATGTCATTTGATACTATCAATAAATTTGACCGGATCGTTGCGATACTGATACAGCTGCAATCAAAGCGTATTGTTAAGGCGCAGGACCTGGCAGATCGTTTTAATGTAAGTTTGCGTACGATCTACCGGGATATCCGCAGCCTGCAGACAGCAGGGGTGCCGATCTCAAGCGAGGCAGGTATCGGCTATGAACTGGTGGAAGGATACCGGTTGCCGCCGGTAATGTTTACCCGCGAAGAGGCTTCCAGCTTTGTGGCGGCCGAAAAGCTGATGCAGAAATTCATTGACAAACGGATGGGGGATCATTTTGCTTCCGCGATCACCAAGATGAAGGCCGTCCTGCGTATGGCCGATAAAGACTGGATCTCAAGCATTGAAGGACAGGTGCTGGTACGGCAGGGACAGAGCATCTTTAATGAGAAAGTACCGGAAGCCTTATCGGTATTGTTCGACAGTCTTGCCCAAAAAGTGCAGGTAGAAGTGATGTACAAAAAACTGGAATCCAGTCAGCCGGAGCGGCGCATCATAGAGCCGGTAGGTGTGTTTCATGAAAATGAATTCTGGTATCTTATGGCGTACTGCCATCTCAGGAAGGATTACAGGCGGTTCCGTACCGACCGGATCCAGGGGATCAAAAAAACAACAACCCCTTTTATAAAAGAACATCCGGAGCTTCAGGAGTTTTTAAAGCAACGCCAGGATTTTCCCCGTACAAAAGTGCGTATCGTAGTCCATCCCAAGGTTGCCGGTCACCTGCAATGGAATAAGAATTATCATGGATTTACGGAAGAAAAGATCACGGAAGAAGGTATTGAGATGACCTTTATGAGCCGCTACCCCGAAAGTGATTTTGCCCGCTGGTTCCTGAGTTTTGGCGATTATGCGCGGATCCTTGAGCCCGAAACCCTGAAGAAAAGCGTTCATGCGATCGTAGAAAAACAACTGGAAAACCTGAAAAAGAAATAA
- a CDS encoding bestrophin family protein, translated as MMVYNSKEWFKSVFFIHKSDTFRKLFPYLLLTGLFSWGIAYLELEYLKLSEKSWLKNINMVHNLLGFALSLLLVFRTNTAYDRWWEARRQWGTLTNVCRSLAIKLDAFLPKDDKQSRHFFRKSIPLFPQTLFGFLRSDYTTFMLDQADHPELDFEKKHGPNQVASMIFRYVNELYREEKITGDQLIVLNNEIQSLTDVGGACERIKNTPIPYSYSSFIKKFIVVYVMTLPIGFVFSMGYFVIAAVPFIFYVLASLELIAESIENPFGTDPDDLPLEQITTNMKKHIQEVLHA; from the coding sequence ATGATGGTTTATAATTCGAAGGAATGGTTCAAGTCGGTTTTCTTTATACATAAATCGGATACCTTCCGGAAACTGTTCCCTTACCTGTTACTGACCGGTCTGTTTTCCTGGGGCATTGCCTATCTGGAACTGGAATACCTGAAACTATCTGAAAAAAGCTGGCTGAAGAACATTAATATGGTGCATAACCTGCTTGGTTTTGCACTTTCGCTGTTGCTGGTTTTTCGTACCAATACAGCATACGATCGGTGGTGGGAAGCGCGGCGCCAATGGGGAACACTTACCAATGTATGCCGGTCGCTGGCAATAAAACTGGATGCCTTCCTTCCCAAAGACGATAAGCAAAGCAGGCATTTTTTCCGGAAATCGATCCCGTTATTCCCGCAGACCCTGTTCGGGTTTTTACGGTCGGACTACACCACTTTTATGCTGGATCAGGCCGATCATCCGGAACTGGACTTTGAAAAAAAACATGGTCCCAACCAGGTGGCTTCGATGATCTTCCGGTATGTAAATGAGTTGTACCGGGAGGAAAAGATCACCGGAGATCAGCTGATCGTACTGAATAATGAAATACAGTCGCTTACCGATGTAGGCGGGGCTTGCGAACGGATCAAGAATACGCCGATTCCGTACTCCTACAGCTCCTTTATCAAAAAATTTATTGTAGTATATGTGATGACGCTGCCGATCGGTTTTGTATTTTCGATGGGCTATTTTGTAATCGCAGCGGTACCTTTTATTTTTTATGTGCTGGCGTCATTAGAACTGATCGCAGAATCGATAGAGAATCCATTTGGAACGGATCCGGATGACCTGCCCCTGGAGCAGATCACCACCAATATGAAGAAACACATCCAGGAAGTACTGCACGCATAG